The following proteins are co-located in the Candidatus Accumulibacter cognatus genome:
- the gatB gene encoding Asp-tRNA(Asn)/Glu-tRNA(Gln) amidotransferase subunit GatB, producing MKQWEVVIGIETHAQLSTQAKIFSGSSTAFGAAPNIQANAVDIALPGVLPVLNRGAVVCAIRFGLAVGGEIARHSVFARKNYFYPDLPKGYQISQYEWPVVLGGKLAIQVGESEKTVSLTRAHLEEDAGKSLHEGLGPHFRERSGIDLNRAGTPLLEIVTEPDMRSSAEAVAYARALHALVRWIGICDGNMQEGSFRCDANVSVRPVGQPHFGTRREIKNLNSFRFMQQAIDYEVQWQIATLEDGGSIEQATVLFDPVSGETRSMRSKEDAHDYRYFPDPDLLPLVIDRPWVEEIRAQLPELPTAKRERLMADYGLSAYDARVLTSSLELVGYYETTVATAGQANAKSCANWVMVDLTARLNKEDREIGESPVSAEQLGGLIARIGDGTISTNIARKVFDSLWNGAGGSADEIIARQGLQQISDSSSLEILLDELLAANPAMVAEFRAGKEKAFNALIGQVMKATRGQANPQRVSDLLRSKLG from the coding sequence ATGAAACAGTGGGAAGTCGTCATTGGTATCGAAACGCACGCGCAGTTGTCTACTCAGGCCAAGATTTTTTCGGGCAGTTCGACTGCCTTTGGCGCCGCGCCCAACATCCAGGCGAACGCGGTCGACATCGCCCTGCCCGGCGTCCTGCCGGTGCTGAACAGGGGCGCTGTAGTCTGCGCGATCCGCTTCGGCCTCGCGGTCGGTGGCGAAATTGCCCGGCACTCGGTCTTTGCACGCAAGAACTACTTCTATCCTGATCTCCCCAAGGGTTATCAGATAAGCCAGTACGAGTGGCCGGTGGTCCTGGGCGGCAAACTGGCCATTCAGGTCGGCGAAAGCGAAAAGACGGTTTCCCTGACCCGCGCCCACCTCGAGGAGGATGCCGGCAAGTCCCTGCATGAAGGGTTGGGACCGCATTTCCGGGAGCGCTCGGGTATCGATCTGAACCGTGCCGGAACGCCCTTGCTGGAAATCGTCACCGAACCCGACATGCGTTCTTCCGCCGAAGCAGTCGCCTATGCCCGGGCTTTGCACGCACTCGTGCGCTGGATCGGCATCTGTGATGGCAACATGCAGGAGGGCTCCTTCCGTTGTGACGCCAACGTCTCGGTACGCCCCGTCGGCCAGCCGCATTTCGGTACTCGCCGGGAAATCAAGAATCTGAACTCCTTCCGCTTCATGCAGCAAGCCATCGATTACGAGGTGCAGTGGCAGATCGCCACCCTTGAAGATGGCGGCAGCATCGAGCAGGCAACGGTCCTGTTCGATCCGGTCAGCGGTGAAACACGCTCCATGCGTTCGAAGGAAGATGCCCACGATTACCGATACTTCCCCGATCCGGATCTGCTGCCGCTGGTTATCGATCGCCCATGGGTCGAGGAGATTCGTGCACAACTGCCCGAGTTGCCAACCGCCAAGCGCGAGCGCCTGATGGCCGACTACGGGCTTTCCGCCTATGACGCCAGGGTCCTGACCAGTTCGCTTGAACTGGTCGGCTACTACGAAACCACCGTGGCCACGGCCGGCCAGGCAAACGCCAAAAGCTGCGCCAACTGGGTCATGGTCGACCTGACCGCCCGCCTCAACAAGGAAGACCGCGAAATCGGCGAGTCGCCGGTCTCGGCAGAACAACTCGGCGGCTTGATCGCCCGCATTGGCGACGGCACGATCTCGACCAATATCGCCAGGAAGGTTTTCGATTCCCTGTGGAACGGCGCAGGCGGTTCGGCTGACGAGATCATCGCCAGGCAGGGCCTGCAGCAGATCAGTGACAGCAGCTCTCTGGAAATACTGCTCGACGAACTGCTTGCCGCCAACCCGGCGATGGTTGCCGAGTTTCGGGCCGGCAAGGAAAAGGCTTTCAACGCACTGATCGGTCAGGTGATGAAAGCGACGCGAGGCCAGGCAAACCCACAGCGCGTCAGCGACCTGCTGCGCAGCAAACTCGGCTAA
- a CDS encoding DUF4124 domain-containing protein — MRAAVSYALLLLALTSGDEGFAAASIFCCTDEQGRPVCGDVLPPACYARAYRELGTSGRARTVEAPLTAEQRAQRAAEERRRSEQERALKEQRRKDQALLNTYGSEKDIEVMRSRAERDLNAAIQAAQDRITEIRRLRKKFEDEAEFYRNRQLPADVAKGLRDADHEIKAQESVIESKKKDQEAIRQKYDEDLRRFVELSKRPPVRP; from the coding sequence TTGCGCGCGGCAGTTAGCTACGCTCTCCTGCTGCTGGCGTTGACGAGCGGAGACGAGGGTTTCGCAGCCGCTTCGATCTTCTGTTGCACGGATGAACAGGGTAGGCCGGTGTGTGGCGACGTTCTGCCGCCGGCCTGTTATGCGCGCGCCTATCGCGAGTTGGGTACCTCCGGCCGGGCACGGACTGTCGAGGCGCCGCTGACTGCCGAGCAGCGAGCCCAGCGTGCCGCCGAGGAAAGACGGCGCAGCGAACAGGAACGGGCGCTCAAGGAGCAGCGGCGCAAGGATCAGGCCTTGCTCAATACCTATGGCAGTGAAAAAGATATCGAAGTCATGCGTAGCCGCGCCGAGCGGGACCTGAATGCGGCAATTCAGGCGGCGCAGGACAGAATCACGGAGATTCGCAGGCTGCGCAAGAAATTCGAAGATGAGGCCGAGTTTTACAGGAACCGGCAATTGCCGGCAGATGTAGCCAAGGGCCTGCGCGACGCCGATCACGAGATCAAGGCGCAGGAGTCGGTCATCGAGTCCAAGAAAAAGGATCAGGAAGCGATCCGGCAGAAGTACGACGAGGATCTGCGCCGCTTCGTCGAACTTTCGAAGCGGCCACCGGTACGGCCCTGA
- a CDS encoding DUF883 domain-containing protein — MSEVTELSAASKQKLVSDMKVVVADAEEILRATAGVAGDKMGDLRERIGERLRDAKLRLADAEAALVDRTKAAARATDDFVHENPWRAVGVAAAVGLLLGVIIGRR, encoded by the coding sequence ATGTCCGAAGTTACCGAACTTTCCGCCGCCAGCAAACAAAAACTCGTCTCTGACATGAAGGTCGTCGTTGCCGATGCAGAAGAAATCCTGCGTGCCACGGCCGGCGTTGCCGGCGACAAAATGGGCGATCTGCGCGAACGCATCGGCGAGCGGCTGCGCGACGCCAAGCTCCGCCTGGCAGATGCCGAAGCGGCTCTGGTCGACCGCACCAAGGCCGCGGCGCGCGCCACCGACGACTTCGTGCACGAAAATCCCTGGCGTGCTGTCGGCGTCGCCGCGGCCGTTGGCCTGCTACTTGGAGTGATCATCGGTCGTCGATAA
- a CDS encoding single-strand selective monofunctional uracil-DNA glycosylase, whose translation MERTSPIAATLIAAARQLSESLSTLTFSPPVSHVYNPLSYAWSAHELYLRRYGASTRRVVFLGMNPGPFGMVQCGVPFGEIAAVRDWLGIEATILKPAVENPRRPIEGFACTRSEVSGRRLWGLFRERFASADAFFAEHFVANYCPLAFFDLARNLTPDRLPASEAAALRVACDAHLKTLVSVLQPEWVVGVGAFAETRAAGALAGLKVRTGRMLHPSPASPLANQGWAAAATRQLVELGIWA comes from the coding sequence ATGGAACGAACTTCACCCATCGCCGCGACGCTGATCGCTGCTGCTCGGCAGTTGTCCGAGAGCCTTTCGACGCTGACCTTCTCGCCGCCGGTCAGTCACGTCTACAATCCTTTGAGTTATGCCTGGTCGGCGCACGAGTTGTACCTGCGTCGCTATGGCGCAAGCACTCGGCGGGTAGTCTTTCTGGGAATGAATCCGGGTCCCTTCGGGATGGTGCAATGCGGTGTGCCTTTCGGTGAAATCGCAGCAGTTCGCGATTGGTTGGGGATCGAGGCCACCATCCTGAAACCGGCGGTGGAGAATCCCCGGAGACCGATCGAAGGCTTTGCCTGCACACGTTCCGAGGTCAGCGGTCGGCGTCTGTGGGGATTGTTCCGAGAGCGCTTCGCTTCTGCCGACGCGTTTTTTGCTGAGCACTTCGTTGCCAACTATTGTCCACTGGCTTTTTTCGATCTGGCTCGCAACCTGACCCCCGACCGGCTGCCGGCAAGTGAAGCGGCCGCGCTGCGGGTGGCTTGCGATGCGCACCTGAAGACGCTGGTCTCTGTCTTGCAGCCCGAATGGGTGGTCGGCGTCGGTGCTTTCGCCGAAACGCGGGCAGCCGGAGCGCTGGCCGGGTTGAAGGTCAGAACCGGTCGCATGCTGCATCCGAGTCCCGCAAGCCCGCTGGCGAATCAGGGTTGGGCGGCAGCGGCGACCAGGCAATTGGTCGAACTGGGTATCTGGGCGTGA
- a CDS encoding phage holin family protein: MSETPSNAGGLLAASRNGAATLLAIGRTRLELLGNDLKEEKLRAVRVLLLSQMLAFSLMVGTILAISLLVIAFWENRVLLLSACTVVSLASGGFAYTALRRSLRTSHQPFAASVAELAEDLRQLKGAANNEPGSD; encoded by the coding sequence ATGAGCGAAACGCCGAGCAACGCAGGCGGCCTGTTGGCAGCCTCCAGGAACGGTGCTGCCACACTGCTGGCCATCGGACGCACGCGCCTCGAACTCCTTGGCAATGACCTCAAGGAAGAAAAGCTGCGCGCCGTCCGTGTCCTGCTGCTGTCGCAAATGCTGGCGTTTTCCCTGATGGTCGGCACGATCCTGGCGATCTCTTTGCTGGTCATCGCGTTCTGGGAAAACCGGGTGCTCCTGCTGAGCGCCTGCACAGTCGTTTCCCTGGCCAGCGGAGGGTTTGCCTACACGGCTCTGCGACGGTCGCTGCGCACCAGCCACCAACCTTTCGCGGCCAGCGTTGCCGAACTCGCAGAGGATCTTCGCCAGTTGAAAGGCGCTGCCAACAATGAACCAGGATCTGATTGA
- the pyrE gene encoding orotate phosphoribosyltransferase has product MDFRQEFIEFAVAQGVLRFGSFTTKAGRLSPYFFNAGLFNNGEALGRLAEFYAQAILTSGIVVDGLFGPAYKGIPLVAAIAVALARTGRNLPFSFNRKEAKDHGEGGSIVGAPLAGRVLIIDDVISAGTSIRESVTLIRAAGASPCGVVIALDRMERGSGERSAVQEVEQDYGIPVLAVASLDDLMNFLREHPDFRQHEAAVAHYRQAYGLARGS; this is encoded by the coding sequence ATGGACTTTCGTCAGGAATTCATCGAGTTTGCCGTCGCTCAGGGGGTGCTGCGTTTTGGCAGTTTCACGACCAAGGCGGGACGGCTTTCACCCTACTTTTTCAACGCCGGCCTGTTCAACAACGGCGAGGCGCTGGGCCGTCTGGCGGAATTCTACGCTCAGGCGATCCTCACCAGTGGGATCGTCGTCGACGGCCTGTTCGGGCCGGCGTACAAGGGCATCCCGCTGGTGGCCGCGATCGCCGTTGCCCTGGCACGGACAGGACGCAACCTGCCGTTCTCGTTCAATCGCAAGGAGGCCAAGGATCACGGCGAGGGCGGCAGCATCGTGGGTGCGCCACTGGCCGGTCGCGTGCTGATCATCGACGACGTGATCAGCGCCGGTACTTCGATTCGTGAATCGGTGACGCTGATCCGTGCTGCCGGGGCTTCACCCTGCGGCGTGGTCATCGCGCTGGATCGCATGGAGCGTGGCAGTGGTGAAAGGTCGGCAGTGCAGGAAGTCGAACAGGATTATGGCATTCCGGTGCTGGCCGTCGCCAGCCTGGACGATCTGATGAACTTTCTCCGGGAGCATCCGGATTTCAGACAGCATGAGGCTGCGGTGGCGCATTACAGACAGGCATACGGCCTTGCGCGCGGCAGTTAG
- the xth gene encoding exodeoxyribonuclease III yields the protein MLRIITLNLNGIRSAWRKGFLPWARTHNPDIICLQEIKAHAADLCEAMQAPEGFHAYYRCAEKKGYSGVGLWCRHRPERLFDELGSDEFDREGRYLRADFGNLSIISLYQPSGSSSEQRQAAKFRFMALIYPHLVELASSGRDIIVGGDWNIAHQEIDLCNWRGNRRNSGFLPEERAWVSRLLDEGGWCDVYRSLHPDSTGESYTWWSNRGQAWAKNVGWRLDYQLATAAITGKARSASVYKEQRFSDHAPLTIDYDYSL from the coding sequence ATGTTACGCATCATTACGTTGAACCTCAACGGTATTCGTTCAGCATGGCGCAAGGGATTTCTCCCCTGGGCCAGGACCCATAATCCGGATATCATCTGCCTGCAGGAGATCAAGGCACATGCGGCGGATCTCTGCGAAGCCATGCAAGCTCCCGAGGGTTTCCATGCCTACTATCGCTGCGCCGAGAAAAAGGGCTATAGCGGCGTCGGTCTATGGTGCCGCCATCGGCCGGAGCGGCTATTCGACGAACTGGGAAGCGACGAGTTTGACCGCGAAGGGCGCTATTTGCGTGCTGATTTCGGGAATCTCTCGATCATCTCGCTATATCAGCCCTCGGGTTCCAGTTCCGAGCAACGGCAGGCGGCGAAATTCCGATTCATGGCCCTGATCTATCCTCATCTCGTCGAACTGGCATCGAGCGGGCGCGACATCATCGTCGGAGGCGACTGGAATATCGCCCATCAGGAAATCGACCTTTGTAACTGGCGAGGCAACCGCAGAAACTCCGGATTTCTGCCCGAGGAGCGTGCCTGGGTCAGCCGATTGCTCGACGAAGGCGGCTGGTGCGACGTATACCGCAGCCTGCATCCCGACAGCACGGGCGAGTCGTACACCTGGTGGTCGAACCGTGGTCAGGCCTGGGCAAAGAACGTCGGCTGGCGGCTCGACTATCAACTGGCGACTGCCGCGATCACCGGCAAGGCCCGCAGCGCATCGGTCTACAAGGAACAACGGTTCAGCGACCACGCACCCTTGACCATCGATTACGACTATTCACTATAG